A genomic window from Candidatus Thermoplasmatota archaeon includes:
- a CDS encoding class II aldolase/adducin family protein, which produces MLNKNQEMLFQTFFVSQEVCNCPLVVEMIKLEKKITEKITDKDEQWCISCNYGKRMLITTDDKDKNNIKQEDIVEVVDYDPFKNIILVIGRKIPCKETPIHWMIQKARPDINFIVEIFDKKIYEKNCTRCVMTKKETKDNTIDRVKDILKLLQKQKTVLIKNQGVIITGFNRTEIEKILELI; this is translated from the coding sequence ATGCTGAATAAAAACCAAGAAATGCTCTTTCAAACTTTTTTTGTTTCTCAAGAGGTTTGTAACTGCCCACTGGTAGTTGAAATGATAAAACTCGAAAAAAAGATTACTGAGAAAATAACTGACAAAGATGAACAATGGTGTATCAGTTGTAATTATGGAAAACGAATGCTCATCACAACTGATGATAAAGATAAAAACAATATAAAACAAGAAGATATCGTCGAAGTCGTTGATTATGATCCATTTAAAAATATAATCTTAGTAATAGGACGAAAAATTCCCTGCAAAGAAACCCCAATTCACTGGATGATTCAAAAAGCTCGACCAGATATTAATTTCATCGTAGAAATTTTTGATAAAAAAATCTATGAAAAAAATTGTACCAGATGTGTTATGACAAAAAAAGAAACAAAAGATAACACAATCGATCGAGTTAAAGATATCCTAAAACTGTTACAAAAACAAAAAACTGTTTTAATTAAAAATCAGGGAGTTATCATAACTGGTTTTAATCGAACAGAAATTGAAAAAATACTAGAACTGATCTAG
- a CDS encoding ATPase domain-containing protein encodes MDDVQVGIHFTSETKRISTGIPGLDELIQGGFPQGSIILVSGTPGTGKTIVCFQYINAGLQKNEKCLYLTSDDRIENLIYQAHELGFEFRHAIEQGQLKFLYLNLDRWDIHKEIEEEIQTRKYNRVVLDSLTPLAEVPVWIVSKGNEIIPAQGTGNETVYPVNSIQATRTHIRRIMSILAEKDCTVMVTSEIPEGTRQLSRDSVSEFLVDGILTLDLDPTMDRRKLTIRKMRGTKHTLKPMNVDIRKGGLTLV; translated from the coding sequence ATGGATGATGTACAAGTCGGAATACATTTTACATCAGAAACAAAACGTATCAGCACAGGCATACCTGGCCTTGATGAGCTTATCCAAGGTGGTTTTCCACAAGGAAGTATCATCCTCGTATCTGGGACCCCAGGGACAGGAAAAACTATTGTATGTTTTCAATATATCAACGCAGGATTACAAAAAAATGAAAAATGTTTATATTTAACATCTGATGATCGCATTGAAAATCTCATTTATCAAGCTCATGAACTTGGGTTTGAATTTAGACATGCTATCGAGCAAGGTCAATTGAAATTTTTATATCTAAATCTTGATCGATGGGACATCCACAAAGAAATTGAAGAAGAGATACAGACACGGAAATATAATCGGGTTGTCCTTGATTCACTGACACCTCTAGCTGAAGTTCCTGTTTGGATTGTCAGTAAAGGTAACGAAATAATACCTGCACAGGGAACTGGCAATGAAACAGTTTATCCTGTGAACTCAATTCAAGCAACGCGGACCCATATCCGCCGGATTATGAGCATTCTTGCAGAAAAAGATTGTACCGTGATGGTGACCTCAGAAATTCCTGAAGGAACCCGACAATTATCTCGAGATAGTGTTTCTGAATTCCTTGTCGATGGAATACTGACGCTTGATCTCGACCCGACTATGGACCGTAGAAAACTTACCATTCGAAAAATGCGAGGGACAAAACATACGCTTAAACCGATGAACGTCGACATACGAAAAGGCGGCTTGACTCTCGTATAA